In a genomic window of Lepisosteus oculatus isolate fLepOcu1 chromosome 5, fLepOcu1.hap2, whole genome shotgun sequence:
- the LOC107076482 gene encoding uncharacterized protein: protein MTELDDVEAYLTTFERTATRNAWPKEQWAGRVAPYLIGEAQKAYYDLKEEDAENYETLKNKILARLGVTMAIRAVRFHNWSYQINKPTRSQMFDLVHLAKKWLQPEEFNPGQVVERVVLDHFVRSLPVHLKRKVSEGDPQTLDQAVDWVDRHHATVALIRERKGDFRREERRSPKSLETEIKYRPIKYSDYREPIQLKKTLRGKSDSRPRPWEETRRCFNCQEEGHLASYCHGLPEPMQVDPRDEALCNYLTAGVPTREDPHLTKIEIEGEPIEALLDSGSAVILVTPTILPGGLEIPRTKGIPITCIHGDTKDYPTVELSISTEQGTYRSTVGVVEQLPYPVILGRDCPHFLQIWNTIQSARPRPIPWLEDSGDAPADDPDETDPQESGTELGVEFGNMELPNGEPPERRGKFGTAQLEDGNLRHAWGHVRKIDGEWCTDPNTVSYPYFMTKNNLLYQVQQKGQEEVEQLLIPRPYQMKLLNLAHSHLLGRHLGVKKTSERLLSRFFWPGIYKAIEKYCRECPECQKSAPQPYYRNPLIPLPIIETPFERIGMDLVGPLIRTTKGHQYILVIVDYATRYPEAIPLRAATAKNIARELVQLFARVGIPKEILTDQGTPFMSKVMRDLCELLGIQQIRYSVYHPQTDGLVERFNKTLKSMLRKTMQKDGKKLGSAAPVSHVCGSRSTAGFDWIFPL from the coding sequence ATGACTGAGCTTGATGATGTGGAAGCGTATTTAACCACCTTTGAAAGAACTGCAACTCGAAATGCATGGCCCAAAGAGCAATGGGCTGGGAGAGTAGCCCCTTATTTAATTGGAGAAGCCCAAAAGGcatattatgatttaaaagaagaagatgcagagaattatgagactctgaaaaacaaaatattggcaAGACTAGGGGTAACCATGGCGATACGAGCAGTCCGGTTCCACAATTGGAGCTACCAGATAAACAAGCCTACGAGGTCTCAGATGTTTGACCTGGTACATCTGGCAAAGAAATGGCTCCAGCCAGAAGAATTTAACCCAGGACAGGTGGTAGAAAGGGTGGTGTTGGATCATTTTGTGAGGAGTCTGCCTGTGCacctgaaaagaaaagtaagTGAAGGGGATCCTCAGACCCTAGATCAAGCTGTGGACTGGGTGGACAGACACCATGCCACAGTGGCCCTGATTAGGGAGAGAAAAGGGGACTTTCggagggaggagagaagaaGCCCCAAGAGTCTGGAAACCGAAATAAAGTACCGGCCAATAAAGTATAGTGATTATCGGGAAcctatacagttaaaaaaaacccttcGGGGGAAGTCTGACTCAAGGCCCCGGCCATGGGAAGAAACCCGGCGATGTTTTAATTGTCAGGAAGAAGGGCATTTAGCCAGCTATTGCCATGGCCTGCCCGAACCCATGCAGGTAGACCCCAGAGATGAAGCCCTATGCAACTACCTTACAGCGGGGGTCCCGACCCGCGAGGATCCCCATCTTACGAAAATCGAGATAGAGGGAGAACCCATCGAGGCCTTATTGGACTCTGGCAGTGCGGTGATCCTGGTGACCCCTACAATACTTCCGGGAGGACTAGAGATTCCAAGAACAAAGGGAATACCTATTACTTGCATTCACGGGGACACCAAAGACTATCCGACGGTCGAATTGAGCATCTCTACAGAACAGGGGACCTACCGCTCAACGGTAGGAGTGGTTGAGCAGTTGCCATACCCTGTTATACTGGGACGAGACTGTCCCCATTTCCTCCAGATTTGGAACACGATCCAATCAGCTAGGCCAAGACCAATTCCCTGGCTGGAAGACAGTGGTGACGCCCCTGCCGACGACCCTGATGAGACGGACCCACAAGAAAGCGGAACGGAACTTGGAGTTGAGTTTGGAAATATGGAACTACCGAACGGGGAACCCCCAGAACGTCGGGGTAAGTTTGGGACGGCCCAACTAGAAGACGGGAACTTGAGACATGCGTGGGGACATGTCAGGAAAATTGATGGGGAGTGGTGTACTGATCCTAACACAGTGAGTTACCCATATTTTATGACAAAGAATAATCTCCTTTATCAAGTGCAGCAGAAGGGACAGGAAGAAGTGGAACAACTTCTTATTCCCCGGCCTTACCAGATGAAACTCCTCAACTTGGCCCATAGCCACCTCCTGGGTAGGCACCTGGGGGTAAAGAAGACATCCGAGAGACTCCTCTCTAGGTTCTTTTGGCCAGGGATCTATAAGGCCATTGAGAAGTACTGTCGGGAATGCCCCGAGTGTCAGAAAAGTGCGCCACAACCTTATTATAGGAACCCTTTGATTCCCCTCCCAATTATTGAAACCCCCTTCGAACGGATTGGGATGGATTTGGTGGGGCCCCTGATCAGAACCACCAAAGGTCACCAATATATTCTAGTAATAGTAGACTATGCTACCAGGTACCCCGAAGCCATTCCGTTGAGAGCTGCCACCGCCAAAAACATAGCTAGGGAGCTAGTACAACTATTCGCTCGAGTCGGAATTCCTAAAGAGATCCTAACTGATCAAGGAACACCTTTTATGTCGAAAGTCATGCGAGACTTATGTGAGCTGCTGGGTATACAGCAGATCCGATATTCTGTTTATCACCCTCAAACCGATGGTCTAGTAGAACGTTTTAATAAGACCCTGAAAAGCATGCTTAGGAAGACGATGCAAAAGGATGGAAAAAAATTGGGATCAGCTGCTCCCGTATCTCATGTTTGCGGTTCGAGAAGTACCGCAGGCTTCGACTGGATTTTCCCCCTTTGA